In Halobacillus amylolyticus, the following proteins share a genomic window:
- a CDS encoding diacylglycerol kinase codes for MQRARIIYNPTSGREVIRKVLPDILQRFEQAGYETSTHATTCAGDATKAAQIAVDRKFDVVVAAGGDGTINEVINGVAEQPFRPKLGIIPVGTTNDFARALYVPRNIHKAVDVILADYSTPLDIGRVNDQYFMNIAGGGKITELSYEVPSKLKTMLGQLAYYLKGIEMLPSVRPTYVEMEYDGRLYKGDIMLFLVSNTNSVGGLEKLAPKAKMNDGLFDLMIIEKMNIAEFVRLATLAIQGTHLNHPKFIHTTASRVKVKTEEKMQLNIDGEFGGLLPGEFVNLYKHIDFFVPEEKFSDERIIDEERSSV; via the coding sequence ATGCAGCGTGCCCGAATAATATACAATCCGACATCAGGAAGAGAAGTGATCAGGAAAGTCCTTCCTGACATCCTGCAACGTTTTGAACAGGCTGGCTATGAAACCTCCACACATGCAACAACATGTGCGGGAGATGCAACAAAAGCAGCGCAAATCGCCGTCGACAGAAAATTTGACGTCGTAGTTGCAGCAGGCGGGGACGGAACGATTAACGAAGTCATCAATGGCGTAGCTGAACAGCCATTCAGACCGAAGCTTGGAATCATTCCAGTCGGAACAACAAACGATTTTGCACGTGCTCTATACGTGCCGCGTAATATTCATAAAGCTGTCGATGTTATTTTAGCAGACTATTCAACACCACTTGATATCGGCCGTGTTAACGATCAATACTTCATGAACATTGCAGGCGGAGGAAAGATTACTGAACTTTCCTATGAAGTCCCAAGTAAGCTCAAGACAATGCTTGGACAACTCGCCTATTATTTAAAAGGGATTGAAATGCTTCCATCCGTGAGGCCTACCTATGTTGAAATGGAATACGATGGGAGACTGTATAAAGGTGATATTATGCTTTTCCTCGTATCCAACACCAACTCCGTAGGCGGACTGGAAAAGTTGGCACCAAAAGCGAAAATGAATGATGGTTTATTTGATTTAATGATCATAGAGAAAATGAACATTGCTGAATTTGTAAGGCTTGCTACACTCGCCATTCAAGGTACGCATTTGAACCATCCTAAATTTATTCATACCACCGCCAGTCGTGTAAAAGTGAAAACGGAAGAAAAGATGCAGTTAAACATTGATGGAGAATTTGGAGGACTCTTGCCAGGGGAATTCGTTAATCTCTACAAGCATATCGACTTTTTTGTCCCAGAAGAGAAATTCTCAGATGAGCGCATTATTGATGAAGAGCGGTCATCAGTCTAA
- the splB gene encoding spore photoproduct lyase produces MVKPFVPQLVYVEPRALEYAKGRELIKKFEGMGIEIRRTTSHNQIRNLPGENDFQKYRVAKSTLVVGVRKTLKFDTSKPSAEYAIPFATGCMGHCHYCYLQTTMGSKPYIRTYVNTDEIFAAAEEYMKERAPEPTRFEASCTSDIVGVDHLTHTLKDAIEYFGKSEYGKLRFVTKFEHVDHLLDAKHNGRTRFRFSINDDYVIKYFEPGTSKLKDRIKAAVKIAEAGYPLGFIVAPIYLHEGWKDGYEEMFKHLKKALPSHAVRDLTFELIQHRFTKPAKRVIEKNYPMSKLELEESKRKWKWGRYGIGKYVYQNEEQEDMKDTLGGYIDKYFPYARLEYFT; encoded by the coding sequence ATGGTTAAGCCTTTCGTACCTCAGCTTGTTTACGTAGAGCCTCGGGCACTAGAGTATGCAAAGGGCAGGGAACTTATTAAGAAGTTTGAAGGTATGGGCATCGAAATTAGACGTACCACTTCCCACAATCAGATTAGGAATTTACCTGGGGAGAACGATTTTCAAAAATATCGTGTTGCCAAGTCTACCCTCGTCGTCGGTGTCCGCAAAACGTTAAAATTTGATACTTCGAAGCCTTCTGCAGAATATGCGATCCCTTTTGCAACAGGGTGTATGGGCCACTGTCATTATTGTTATTTACAAACGACGATGGGAAGCAAGCCATATATACGGACATATGTAAATACGGATGAGATTTTTGCTGCAGCAGAGGAATACATGAAAGAACGGGCGCCGGAGCCCACGCGTTTTGAAGCTTCATGTACATCAGATATTGTAGGAGTAGATCATCTAACCCATACATTGAAAGATGCGATTGAGTATTTTGGGAAGTCTGAATATGGAAAGCTTCGTTTCGTGACCAAATTCGAACATGTTGACCATTTACTTGATGCGAAGCACAATGGTCGAACACGGTTTCGTTTTAGTATTAATGATGATTATGTTATCAAGTATTTTGAACCTGGAACGTCAAAGCTCAAGGACAGAATAAAAGCTGCTGTAAAGATAGCTGAAGCAGGTTATCCTTTGGGATTCATCGTTGCGCCCATTTACCTGCATGAAGGGTGGAAGGATGGATATGAGGAAATGTTTAAACATTTAAAGAAGGCTCTCCCTTCTCACGCCGTAAGGGATTTAACTTTTGAACTCATTCAGCATCGTTTTACTAAACCAGCTAAGCGTGTAATTGAAAAAAACTATCCCATGAGTAAGCTCGAACTTGAGGAGTCTAAAAGAAAGTGGAAGTGGGGCCGATATGGGATTGGAAAATACGTTTATCAGAATGAGGAGCAGGAAGATATGAAAGATACACTAGGTGGATATATTGATAAGTATTTTCCTTATGCAAGGTTAGAGTATTTCACGTAA
- a CDS encoding nuclease-related domain-containing protein has translation MKTTQHKQLASLLGRLPLAHSKRSDVQEQYSIRSAGHSGETTADHFLQYLHSEEYHVIQDIRLFDGIQHFQIDCLVLTPFFLLILEVKNFRGKLIFDFEHHQLFRIFEGKKETFPDPFLQVEHQSYQLKMWLDQFNFPEIPTHSFVVVTNPKTVIKTHGPDPEGRKRRIIRPKQSPSSVTSLTSVFNRKYWDFPQIKTAASRFKKENHASSRPYSRKV, from the coding sequence ATGAAGACCACACAACACAAGCAACTGGCATCATTACTTGGGCGCCTACCCCTTGCTCACTCGAAACGCAGCGACGTCCAAGAACAGTATTCCATAAGGTCGGCCGGCCACTCTGGAGAAACGACCGCCGATCATTTCCTTCAATACCTTCACTCAGAAGAATACCATGTTATCCAGGACATCCGCCTCTTCGACGGTATCCAACACTTTCAAATTGACTGCCTCGTCCTCACTCCTTTCTTCCTGCTCATCCTTGAAGTGAAAAATTTTCGAGGAAAACTTATCTTCGACTTCGAACACCACCAACTTTTCCGTATTTTTGAGGGCAAAAAAGAAACATTTCCAGATCCTTTTTTACAAGTAGAACACCAAAGTTATCAACTTAAAATGTGGCTAGACCAATTCAATTTCCCTGAGATTCCAACTCACTCATTTGTGGTGGTTACCAATCCCAAGACAGTCATCAAGACACATGGACCTGACCCAGAAGGACGAAAGAGGCGTATCATCCGCCCGAAACAATCCCCCTCGTCCGTGACAAGTCTAACATCCGTATTTAACAGGAAGTATTGGGATTTTCCACAAATAAAGACGGCAGCGAGTCGCTTTAAAAAAGAAAACCACGCCTCATCGCGGCCGTATTCTAGAAAAGTTTAA
- a CDS encoding SRPBCC family protein encodes MMETTQQLSITASEAWSFFSNAGNLSSITPPWMKFEVTGHLPEHMYPGMLATYRLKPLLGV; translated from the coding sequence ATGATGGAAACAACACAGCAACTTTCCATTACGGCAAGTGAGGCATGGTCGTTTTTTTCAAATGCAGGAAATCTATCAAGTATCACACCCCCTTGGATGAAGTTTGAAGTTACTGGACACCTTCCTGAGCACATGTATCCTGGGATGCTTGCGACTTATCGTTTAAAGCCCTTACTTGGAGTTTAA
- a CDS encoding TIGR02328 family protein, with protein MRLWHETLIPYLPRQQLLGQHRECCALRGKGWGKGHSTVNYVFKYSPYYLYLYHMKVMEEMRNRGYNCDPLWYDMFYRGKQCNPYSNDQLGVFNSSAPGSELTIYPEHEQTYLDECLSNLKDKGIQLNLNKTKTP; from the coding sequence ATGCGATTATGGCATGAGACACTCATCCCCTACTTACCTAGACAGCAGCTCCTCGGGCAACACCGCGAATGCTGTGCGCTCAGAGGAAAAGGTTGGGGAAAAGGACATTCAACGGTGAATTACGTTTTTAAATACAGTCCCTATTACCTTTATTTGTATCATATGAAAGTCATGGAAGAAATGAGGAACAGAGGGTACAATTGTGACCCCCTTTGGTATGATATGTTTTACCGCGGCAAACAATGTAACCCCTATAGCAATGACCAACTTGGTGTTTTCAATTCATCTGCACCTGGTTCCGAACTAACGATTTACCCGGAGCATGAACAAACTTATCTGGACGAATGTCTTTCAAACCTCAAAGATAAAGGGATACAACTGAACCTAAATAAAACAAAAACCCCTTAA
- a CDS encoding glycosyltransferase produces the protein MTAVEVVNLVIGLLAVLIAILMFWSLPVPDFSSSDHASLPFLSIIIPARNESSRIAPLLQSLQEQKFQSFEILVVDDNSSDNTAAVAKAYGTKVIQNKTNDLESGAGKSLACWYGAKHAKGKWLLFLDADTYFTNADSMKHLLLYYQQKGAKGIVSLQPFHTVHRLYENFSAIFNIIVVVGMNTFTFWRYRFTTAGSFGPCILCNRDDYFLSGGHKKIQGAIMDDLALGQAFLDKNLPVYCLGGKGVISFRMYPEGLKSLVEGWCKSFAVGSKSTHPVVMLMTIIWISGSFIITGALFSSITALNPTAIIFSGLLYILYAFQTAWFARRCGDFRWFIFPFHPVLFLFFTGIYLYSLFRVNILHSVKWKDRKINV, from the coding sequence ATGACAGCTGTAGAGGTAGTTAATCTTGTTATCGGTTTGCTTGCCGTTTTGATTGCCATTCTGATGTTCTGGTCTTTGCCAGTTCCAGATTTCTCCTCCAGTGATCATGCCAGTCTTCCGTTTCTATCCATCATTATTCCTGCCAGAAATGAAAGCAGCCGGATCGCACCATTATTGCAATCATTGCAGGAACAAAAATTCCAATCATTTGAGATTTTGGTTGTGGACGATAATTCCTCTGACAATACAGCCGCTGTCGCGAAAGCTTATGGTACAAAGGTTATACAAAATAAAACAAATGATTTGGAATCGGGAGCCGGAAAATCATTGGCATGCTGGTACGGGGCTAAGCACGCAAAAGGGAAATGGCTCTTGTTTTTAGATGCAGACACTTATTTCACCAATGCGGACAGCATGAAACATTTGCTGCTTTACTACCAGCAAAAAGGAGCCAAGGGTATTGTATCATTACAGCCATTTCATACAGTTCATCGCTTGTATGAAAATTTCTCCGCAATATTTAATATTATTGTCGTTGTGGGAATGAATACATTTACATTTTGGAGATACCGGTTTACAACCGCTGGCTCATTCGGCCCGTGCATTTTATGTAACAGAGACGATTACTTTTTGTCGGGTGGCCATAAAAAGATCCAAGGAGCAATTATGGATGACCTGGCATTGGGACAGGCATTTCTCGACAAAAATCTTCCGGTTTATTGCTTAGGCGGCAAAGGAGTCATATCTTTCCGCATGTACCCGGAAGGATTAAAAAGCCTTGTCGAAGGCTGGTGTAAAAGCTTTGCTGTGGGTTCAAAGTCTACACATCCAGTCGTTATGTTGATGACCATCATCTGGATTTCCGGAAGTTTTATCATTACAGGAGCACTGTTCTCTTCCATTACTGCCCTAAACCCTACCGCCATAATTTTCAGTGGCCTATTGTATATTCTTTATGCTTTTCAAACTGCATGGTTTGCCCGAAGGTGCGGTGATTTCAGGTGGTTTATTTTCCCTTTCCATCCGGTTTTGTTTTTATTTTTCACAGGAATTTATTTATATTCCTTATTCCGAGTAAATATCCTACATTCTGTAAAATGGAAGGATCGCAAAATAAATGTCTAA
- a CDS encoding transcriptional regulator SplA domain-containing protein yields the protein MDIHETFNAGEIVYVIIRNPHAQNVANVQEAAVVQNPENPGELSLFVYETYYPLTDEVAVYKTEDHAEQAYREAFGAEGEGFYG from the coding sequence ATGGATATACACGAAACGTTTAACGCTGGAGAAATTGTTTATGTCATTATTCGAAATCCTCATGCCCAAAACGTGGCGAATGTACAAGAAGCAGCAGTTGTTCAAAACCCAGAAAACCCTGGGGAGCTATCCTTATTTGTATACGAAACATATTATCCTTTAACAGATGAAGTGGCTGTTTATAAGACAGAAGATCATGCTGAGCAAGCCTACAGGGAAGCTTTTGGAGCTGAAGGGGAGGGCTTTTATGGTTAA
- the rlmD gene encoding 23S rRNA (uracil(1939)-C(5))-methyltransferase RlmD: MAKPKPPVQKNETIKLTFEDLTHEGSGVGKVDGYPLFVPYGLPGETAQVKVVKVKKNFGFGKLLEVDKTSEDRVEPPCDVFYQCGGCQLQHMSYSMQLDMKRNQVKNAMKKIGHLEHVPVHETIGMDDPWRYRNKIQIPVGQKEDGQLMTGFYQKRSHNIIDMDTCVIQDEMNDRMVESVRRIASHLGIDAYDEESHRGVLRHIMVRTGQATKDIMIILVTRTKKLPHKDELIDELRETFPNVKSVVHNVNPNKTNIILGKETTVLWGDEYIYDTIGDVKFMISPKSFYQVNPTQTKKLYDQALQYADLRGGETVIDAYCGIGTISLFLAQKAKKVYGVEIVPEAVTDAKKNARLNKMDNAEFYVGQAEEIMPWWRNQGLLPDVIVVDPPRKGCDEELLKAMLDMEPERIVYVSCNPSTLARDLRVLEDGGYETKVVQPVDMFPQTEHVECVTYLTPKS; the protein is encoded by the coding sequence ATGGCCAAACCAAAGCCACCCGTACAGAAAAATGAAACCATTAAACTTACATTCGAGGACCTCACCCACGAAGGCAGTGGGGTTGGAAAAGTCGACGGCTATCCCCTGTTCGTCCCCTACGGCCTTCCAGGAGAAACAGCTCAAGTCAAAGTGGTAAAAGTAAAGAAAAACTTCGGCTTCGGCAAATTGCTGGAGGTGGACAAAACAAGTGAAGACCGCGTGGAGCCCCCTTGTGACGTCTTCTACCAATGCGGCGGCTGTCAGCTGCAGCACATGAGCTACAGCATGCAGCTTGACATGAAACGCAATCAAGTGAAAAACGCCATGAAGAAAATTGGTCACTTGGAACACGTCCCCGTTCACGAAACAATCGGTATGGACGACCCATGGCGCTATCGTAATAAAATACAAATCCCTGTCGGTCAAAAAGAAGATGGCCAGCTGATGACAGGCTTTTACCAAAAGCGCAGCCATAACATTATCGACATGGACACCTGTGTCATCCAGGATGAAATGAATGACCGCATGGTAGAATCCGTACGCCGCATTGCCAGCCACCTGGGAATTGATGCGTATGACGAAGAATCCCATCGCGGTGTGTTGCGCCACATTATGGTACGTACAGGACAAGCAACGAAGGATATCATGATCATTCTCGTGACCCGTACGAAAAAACTTCCCCATAAGGATGAACTGATAGACGAATTACGTGAAACTTTTCCAAACGTGAAGTCGGTTGTTCATAATGTGAACCCTAATAAGACAAACATCATTTTAGGAAAAGAAACGACCGTTCTATGGGGCGATGAATACATTTATGACACAATAGGTGACGTCAAATTCATGATTTCACCAAAATCCTTTTACCAAGTCAACCCGACACAGACGAAGAAGCTCTATGATCAAGCATTGCAGTATGCTGACTTGCGCGGCGGGGAAACTGTGATCGATGCTTACTGCGGAATTGGAACCATCTCACTGTTTTTAGCACAGAAAGCAAAGAAAGTGTATGGAGTCGAAATTGTTCCTGAAGCTGTCACTGACGCTAAGAAAAATGCGCGTTTGAATAAGATGGATAATGCTGAATTTTACGTAGGACAAGCAGAGGAAATCATGCCGTGGTGGCGTAACCAAGGGCTGCTTCCAGACGTGATTGTTGTCGATCCCCCGAGAAAAGGCTGTGACGAGGAATTGTTGAAGGCCATGCTCGATATGGAGCCGGAGCGGATTGTTTATGTTTCCTGTAATCCTTCGACGCTTGCGCGTGATTTGCGTGTGCTTGAGGATGGGGGATATGAGACGAAAGTCGTTCAGCCAGTTGATATGTTTCCGCAGACAGAACATGTGGAGTGCGTTACCTATTTAACCCCTAAATCATAG
- a CDS encoding alpha/beta hydrolase has product MFTTPIAKLLRLFPNQAKKKPMIPLQQVKMKKEVIVETSVQLTYISFYYPLGAEKEKLPVYINFHGGAFIMNEKEMDDPYCRFLANQTGCVILNVDYAKAPEYPFPKPIEQCYEILKWIKRRADDLNINSEKVMVGGQSSGANIAAALCLYLEDKGENQPLLQVLSCPMLDFVTSHADKPEPDQWRSSHPQVASFFNMCYVPEREQAEHPLASPVRADIGNRLASALIIIAEYDAFRPEAEFYTEKLKAAGIMVQEKLFKDCFHAFTHLGPKAKAEEAWNLIARKIKETVESL; this is encoded by the coding sequence ATGTTCACTACGCCTATTGCAAAATTACTGCGACTCTTTCCTAATCAAGCAAAAAAGAAGCCTATGATCCCCTTACAACAAGTAAAAATGAAAAAAGAAGTCATAGTTGAAACATCCGTTCAGCTTACCTATATATCTTTTTACTATCCTTTAGGAGCCGAAAAGGAGAAGCTCCCTGTCTACATCAACTTCCATGGCGGAGCATTCATAATGAATGAAAAGGAGATGGACGACCCTTATTGTCGCTTCCTGGCCAATCAGACAGGGTGTGTAATTCTTAATGTCGATTATGCAAAAGCACCGGAGTACCCTTTTCCAAAACCGATTGAACAGTGCTATGAAATTCTCAAATGGATAAAGAGAAGAGCGGATGATTTGAATATTAATTCGGAAAAAGTCATGGTGGGTGGACAAAGTTCAGGTGCAAATATCGCAGCCGCTCTCTGTCTTTACCTTGAAGATAAAGGGGAAAATCAGCCACTCCTTCAAGTGTTATCTTGCCCTATGCTGGATTTTGTAACCTCGCATGCAGATAAACCAGAACCAGATCAGTGGCGTTCCAGCCACCCTCAGGTCGCAAGTTTTTTTAACATGTGTTATGTACCTGAAAGAGAACAAGCCGAGCATCCTCTCGCTTCCCCTGTACGTGCTGATATCGGTAACCGTTTAGCCTCTGCCCTTATAATCATCGCAGAGTACGACGCTTTTAGACCAGAAGCCGAATTTTATACTGAGAAATTAAAGGCAGCAGGAATAATGGTTCAAGAAAAGCTATTCAAAGACTGTTTCCATGCTTTTACCCACCTAGGCCCGAAGGCAAAAGCTGAGGAGGCTTGGAACTTGATAGCAAGGAAAATCAAAGAAACGGTCGAATCCCTATGA
- a CDS encoding sodium:solute symporter family transporter, with the protein MLWHYLHKCRTIASLGTWLIWATPFHRAIYDNQINKRHSKGTPRWYVLDGYLFIWLHSFREECKSEKGMITGRIVVLGIACLTVLLGYDRDSKVLELVSYSWAGFGAALGPVIILSLFWKRMTGSGALAGVIAGTATVIIWKQAIRSHFRII; encoded by the coding sequence TTGCTCTGGCACTACCTTCATAAGTGTCGTACCATTGCTAGCCTAGGGACTTGGTTAATTTGGGCAACCCCATTTCATCGTGCGATTTATGATAATCAGATCAACAAAAGACATTCCAAAGGCACGCCTCGTTGGTATGTCCTGGATGGTTATCTCTTTATTTGGCTCCATTCTTTCAGGGAAGAGTGCAAGTCAGAAAAAGGGATGATTACAGGAAGAATCGTCGTGCTAGGAATTGCATGTCTCACTGTCTTACTAGGTTATGACCGTGATAGTAAGGTGCTTGAGCTTGTAAGTTACTCATGGGCAGGATTTGGTGCTGCATTAGGTCCTGTTATCATTCTAAGCCTATTCTGGAAACGCATGACTGGAAGTGGTGCACTGGCCGGGGTTATTGCCGGTACAGCAACCGTCATTATCTGGAAGCAAGCTATCAGGAGTCATTTTCGAATTATATGA
- a CDS encoding PAS domain-containing protein, whose translation MLNNINVIIEALNYTRAGVLITDPSLEDNPIVYANQGFVDMTGYALEEIMGSNCRFLQGEETNMAEVDRLREGIRNHESVFVELLNYKKDGTKFWNSLSVDPIYMEEEDRHYFVGVQRDVTNRKNIEKSYYESVKEVKSLAFPIVPLMDDIAVLPLIGEMSEERFLTVFKDVSSYVRNDNIETLIIDVSGLTVLRDFEMEGIIRLKSVLSFLGTEMRLSGISTEMAIQAVNLTGFTKKEIRTASSVKTILEELMDK comes from the coding sequence ATGTTAAATAATATTAATGTAATCATTGAAGCACTTAACTACACTCGTGCTGGGGTATTAATTACGGATCCAAGTTTAGAAGATAATCCAATCGTCTATGCAAATCAAGGGTTTGTAGACATGACTGGTTATGCCCTTGAAGAAATTATGGGAAGTAATTGTCGTTTTCTACAAGGTGAAGAAACGAATATGGCTGAAGTAGATCGACTAAGAGAAGGAATTCGAAATCATGAATCTGTATTTGTAGAACTGTTGAATTACAAAAAGGATGGGACGAAGTTTTGGAACAGTCTTTCGGTTGATCCCATCTACATGGAGGAAGAAGATCGCCACTATTTTGTGGGGGTTCAACGAGACGTCACCAATCGTAAAAATATAGAGAAAAGCTATTACGAATCCGTAAAAGAAGTTAAATCTTTGGCTTTTCCCATTGTACCTTTGATGGATGATATTGCGGTTTTGCCATTAATTGGAGAAATGAGTGAAGAGCGTTTTTTAACTGTTTTTAAAGATGTATCAAGTTACGTTAGAAATGATAACATTGAAACATTAATTATTGATGTGTCAGGGTTAACCGTACTAAGGGACTTTGAGATGGAAGGAATTATTAGGCTTAAATCGGTTTTATCTTTCTTAGGAACGGAAATGCGCTTAAGTGGTATCTCAACAGAAATGGCTATACAGGCGGTTAACTTGACTGGCTTCACAAAAAAGGAAATTCGAACTGCCTCTTCTGTTAAAACCATCTTAGAGGAATTGATGGATAAATAA
- a CDS encoding SRPBCC family protein, which produces MTEITHMVEGKYFVDEQRFGPYRFWYHQHHFKKLEKGVEMTDIVHYAFPYAILGRLVHRVNVEEAE; this is translated from the coding sequence GTGACGGAGATCACTCACATGGTGGAGGGCAAGTACTTTGTTGATGAACAACGTTTTGGTCCATACCGGTTTTGGTATCATCAACATCATTTTAAAAAACTTGAAAAGGGCGTAGAAATGACGGATATTGTTCATTATGCATTTCCTTATGCCATTCTTGGACGGTTAGTACACCGGGTAAATGTCGAAGAAGCTGAATGA
- a CDS encoding MFS transporter encodes MSQSTKTLGLITAPGYPNSLVKSLKNELPDLLKYYVDEKYEWNLEHIEDPLTGGTGNSSEVIGATLDKKSKEEWDFAIGLTDLPLFKGKKPIVAEAFEEENVALISLPGLGSTAMYKRIRESILQLVNEMYYGVSDEDREQAEQRIQAKDDDAHEELKNKKSTRLVGKRGFEMLSPIQRETPEENESKIDVRFTIKSRMSGALRILTGMVRANRPWSMFPAFMKVIIIAFTTGSYALVFPTLWKLSNSYSTWRMFMLSIICILAMVIWIILAHQLWEKRNDGGNDYIRKLYNAATFFTLLFTVTMYYFILFFLFSVAVIVLIPMGMLESQLSGSIGYINYFYIAWTATSVSTIIGALGSALENEEVVLASTYGYRQRQRYEKIKKSEEEKKEAKEEKQEAAEEKLEAEQEKQKAEEKQT; translated from the coding sequence ATGAGCCAATCAACCAAAACACTTGGATTAATTACAGCCCCGGGGTATCCGAATTCATTAGTAAAAAGTTTAAAAAATGAACTGCCCGATTTACTTAAATACTATGTAGATGAAAAATACGAGTGGAATCTGGAACATATAGAGGACCCGCTTACTGGAGGAACGGGAAATTCATCAGAAGTAATAGGAGCCACTTTAGATAAAAAGAGTAAGGAGGAATGGGATTTTGCGATAGGCCTAACCGACTTACCGTTATTCAAAGGGAAGAAGCCAATTGTCGCCGAAGCATTTGAAGAGGAGAATGTAGCCTTAATCAGTCTTCCGGGCCTTGGGTCTACTGCCATGTACAAACGAATACGTGAATCGATTTTACAATTAGTGAATGAGATGTACTATGGAGTTTCAGATGAGGACCGAGAGCAGGCAGAACAGCGAATCCAGGCTAAAGACGATGACGCCCACGAAGAGTTGAAAAATAAAAAATCTACCAGATTAGTCGGAAAACGTGGATTTGAGATGCTGTCTCCTATTCAACGGGAAACACCGGAAGAGAATGAATCGAAGATCGATGTTCGGTTCACTATAAAGTCACGTATGAGCGGTGCTTTACGAATTTTGACAGGAATGGTGCGTGCCAACCGCCCGTGGTCTATGTTTCCAGCTTTTATGAAGGTCATCATTATTGCCTTTACGACTGGTTCATACGCTCTTGTTTTTCCGACGTTATGGAAGCTCAGTAATAGTTACAGCACATGGCGTATGTTCATGCTTTCGATCATTTGCATATTGGCCATGGTCATTTGGATCATTCTGGCACACCAGTTATGGGAAAAAAGGAACGACGGAGGAAACGATTATATAAGAAAGTTATACAATGCTGCTACTTTTTTCACGCTATTATTCACGGTAACCATGTATTACTTCATATTATTCTTCCTGTTTTCTGTAGCCGTCATCGTACTAATTCCAATGGGTATGCTGGAATCTCAGTTATCCGGAAGTATAGGATATATCAACTATTTCTACATTGCTTGGACTGCAACAAGTGTCTCCACCATCATTGGTGCGCTGGGATCTGCTCTTGAAAATGAAGAGGTTGTTCTGGCTTCTACTTATGGCTACCGTCAGCGTCAGCGTTATGAAAAGATTAAGAAATCTGAAGAAGAGAAGAAGGAGGCCAAGGAAGAGAAACAAGAGGCAGCTGAAGAGAAGCTAGAAGCAGAACAAGAGAAACAGAAAGCTGAAGAAAAGCAAACATAA